The Mytilus edulis chromosome 4, xbMytEdul2.2, whole genome shotgun sequence nucleotide sequence tattgttatttcgaaAAGCTTTAAAGAAAGCATGGCCCTCTTCTTTAAAGAAGCATCAGATGTAACGCTCCCTTTTCAAACCAGACGAGTCTTTGCTGCACATAAAACTAGTCATGAACCTCGCTGAAGATTAAGTTTTACTGCCGCACGAGAGAAACCATGTTCGTAGTAACAATGCGTTTGAAACTTCAGTCAAACCTTTTTGATATTCAGATGTCTTGGTAATTTTGGACGTTACacttcttctgattggctgaaagtGTTTTGACTATCAGCTCATAAACATagttttgtcatgtgaccgtgacgtcacccacgtttttttcttcacaatttataattactttttaaaaatggaatttagaattgaataataaagaatatatattttctgTCCTAGTTACGCACACTTTCAGATTAACCCATTACGTATGCgcaggttattcagtgtgcaccacattttttaggTTAATTCTTCTCTGACAGAAACCATATAACAGTCAACAATCCTTAATACATTTGAACTTTAAGACGGCTTATGTCAGACGTTACATAATTATATGACACGTAAAGACGTGTAATTGTTAGTAGACGTATTCAGAATAAGGAAGCATTTTAAATGATTCTCGGGTAAATAACGAAGGAATCAAATGTTTCTCTGTTTGTAATGGGatataattttcaaacagttTCAAAGACGGATATCATTGATAGGTAGAACTTTTCCAAGAATCAGTTATTCTTATTAAAACAGTGAACGTGTTGAACTTGtcaattgatattcttttcaatTCACTTGAAAAAAAGTGCAAAGTAAAAATTTACTCGATTATTTTCAACATCTAAAATATTCAGGATTGGTATTTTTTgttaactaaaaataaatatctaaaatcCTCCTTTCTTCAATTCGTATTAATTTAGCAAATCTTTTGGAAGTACAATGTACCAGTACCCATAGTGCAAATGAATAGGCACTTTAGTTTTAGTTATGTAGTCACGATACACAAATGTAGAGGACTTACGCAAAACTAATAGGATAGCtgtcaaaaagaaataaataaaaagatcatGCCATATTTCAGTGCACTTAGACTTTTTTTCTAGAATGATTTGCCTTACTATAGGACAAGACCGTATGAATGGTGTGAGCATTGGCCAAATCACCCTTTTGCAAATTAATTAGgactactagtatataaaaatgCTTTGATTTTAATAATAGAATTTGAAGATGAAATGAGCAAACATAACTATGCCAAAAGTAACAATTTAAATTACTGCATCATCTTATTATTCAATCACTATATTGAATCATTAAATTTATCTTTTCATATTAATGCAACATGAAACCTTACTGACATATTAATATTAAGTGTTTTGGTCAAATTCTGGTATACGagaaatatttttgtataaacCATTCGTTTCCCCAGTTAGAAGTAGAAACGTCCATCAGACCTCTACTTCTCTTCAgcattgtttcacattttgtcatatcGCGACCCTTTGGTTTAAAAATAgaaagggcgaaagataccagaggtacatgtacatttgtacattcaaACTCATCGATCGAatataaacttacaacgccatggctaaaaacgaaaaagacaaacagacgaacaattatagtacacaagacacaacataaaaaataaaactattaagTTTTCTCATATCCGACTGCCTCATGTTGACCTGTTAGTGTTCTCATCTTTTTCCTTGGTTGTTATGAATTGTTATATCATTTGTAATAATAGAACATCTCATTTTTATAGCGTTAATGGACCAATATAAATGCCTTTTATCGTGTTGTTGGATTGTTGCCTAATTAGTGTGGTATGTCATTTAATTCATGTTAGTCCTGTCATGAGTTAAATATTTAGGTAGACGAAATGATTGATACAatttacataacaaaataaaCCAATAATAACAAAATCTTATTAACGTTGCAATACAAATACATTTCTCTAATCGAATTCATTCTTATTAGTTATTTCCACTGCATATAACTGGTTTTTCTATCAAACCATATGACCGCTTACATTTTCCGTAtatgaaaatatttgtaaaactttGCACTTGATTTTAATCATTGTAGAATTGTGGAAATAATTCTAAAACTATGCAACTGAATTTAAATCATTGCATAATCATGCAAAATATTGCAAAACTGTGCTCTTGAATTCAATTCATTAAAATTATATTAGTCATTCAATAGAAATCATGCAGCGTTTTGCCAGTGGCATTCAGCACGAATTAAACTTGCAGAATAACGCATGCCCGATTAAACCGATATACATGTAGTCTATTTGAGCATGCCAAGTTATGGAATTAATTCTACAGATGAATGTATGCATGCATCCCCGCGATGTACCGTTAATGCGCTTAAGGTGACGTAGCACAAGGCTTCGACTAATTGATCAATATGCATGTATCTACCATTATGcttaaacaaacaaattaaaagacTCCCATTTGGTTCTATAGATTGCATTGTTACTTaccatttttattttaagttgTTTCAAATCTAACAAAGTACATTAAATAGGTCTGATGCTAAATGCTTATATACAGTCCTCCAGTAAATGCATACCATTTATATGAATAACTCGTGATGTTAGGagattcaaccaatcaaaattgGAGAATCAACATAAGTCACAGTGCAATGCAGCCTTAAAAAGAAATTACTCAGAACATAAGATTATAACTCCCTTAGGTAAAGTTGACCGTATAGACGAATGTTGCTATTCTTTGTTTGTCTCTTTaagttattctcgtgggattttgtctgatgcttggtccgtttctgtgtgtgttacattgtagtgttttgtcgttgttctcctcttatatttaacgcgtttccctcagttttagtttgttaccccgattttgttttttgtccatggatttatgagtttgaacagcggtatactacttttgcctttattggTCACATAGTTCCTACCATTTCCGTGTATTTAATATTATACATCCCTgtctttaaatgttttaatgcaaTACAAAtacaaccatttttttcttaaaatgtcctgtaccaagtcagaaaatggcagttgttatcttatagttcgtttatgtgtgtctTGCATGgtcgtttctgttgtttcgttattttcctctttagttgatgtgtttacctcagatTTAGttagtaacccggatttgttttctatcCATCTactactactgttgcctttatttagtccTCAGCGTCACTGATAAAAGTAAATCCAGAAATGCGCTTGTGGACGCACGAAATTAATTACATTTTAATactgtattgtatttattttttcttaaacaatCGAAAAACGCCACCACTGTATTTATAATCTTTTAAATCAATCGTAGTCGGAGTAAGtcttaaaaaacaatatatatctgAACGACCTTCTAAAAATTCGTGCAAGATACACCAAACACGTAAATAGAAAAAAAGGCAGCGACAACCATTATAGAGATTCTTTATATCATTTGGTCCtctgttgagagttgtctcattggcactaatatcaaATCTTATGTTTAtactaaattaaatgtttataatacAATTTCAATATATGGAGAGAAAAAAAGTATAGTACACAatttattcaataatttaattttattaacataaattgacaatttaacaaaataatatcttcagaacatacatgtatatgacatggTAAAGAAATGTACAGTGAAGTGAGGTAACAATGTAAATATACCGGTATCTTTGCTTTAGTGGTTAAAATAACAATAGTTTGGGTAAATACATGAAATTGTCCTGAAATGTTTCGGTGAAATAGCCAACATATGAAGACGGGTAGTTGAATGTACATGAATACGATAGAAATAATTACACGTGCAAAAAAACAAACATCTATGGTTAtatcttaatttttgtgtcaaaaTCAAGTTGATGCGAGTTTCTAATGcatctaaatatatttatttttttggagaTATCAAACTGGTAATTTTGAATACAATACAATTATGGAGAAATGAATTGTTTCACGAACTTCGTTTGAAATCTAGCAATGAGTGCCTCATGTTAGGGCCCTTGTATTTTGTAGGCACAAAACTGCGGAGGTGGATTTTACTTTTTCGCCCTGTCTATAGTGGGAGTTGCCACACTTAAGTTCAACTTCTTCAAGACTGCCTGCTCTTGTATGTAGATATCCTGTTTCTTTTGTTATCGTTATCATAGCCATTTACAACTGGTGCCGTATACGGTtcatttcactcccggttttaagtggagttcgtgttgtttcttatttattatttgtaactgttgatctaaatgtcttttggttttatgagtctttgtttactccttggttttgattgttattgtctttacaatatattgatatattgtattttgattttaaatcaatatttcagaTATATACTTGATTTGGTAATATCAGGCTGTCTACTGTGAAGGGTGAATAAGCAGAACCCACCTAATATAAGCTGGAGTTTATTATTACAACGTGTCAAGCTTATGATTAAAATGAAACAGCGGTGAATTCGATTAAAACAATGCAACATTAAGCTAGAACTATATGATTTACATGTTAGTTTATTTTTACCTATATAAACATACAAACGTGCATAGATGATCAGTGAGATTCTGTATGATATGGATTTCAGATATATAACTGATCACAACACTGAAATGAAATGTGATTTTATGAACATTGTTGTCGTACAAAATATGACCATTGTCCGAGTTTTGTGGCATTATTGTTAACTTTTATCACAAAAGTGCAATTCACAACACTTAACATCCTATTCCATTGAATTTCATGAATGATCTAGTTGCCATGGTATCAAGGTGAAACCTTTCTCATTCGCCCATATAAGGCACAGTAATACATATCACATAGATATTATCATTTCACGATCTGAAATAATAGTCCAAGCAGTGTCAAGTAAAAGCAGCTTGAAAGTCTGACTGTCTTGCTACTGTCCTGTCTCGATAACTTATGTGACGTATCTTGCGTATGACCATCTGAAATATTGAGTAAAATTAATGGCAATTATAACACAGACCATCTGAAATATTGAGTAAATGGCAATTTATACAACACAAACCGTCTGAAATATTGAGTAAACGGCAATTATAACACAGACCGTCTGAAATATTGAATAAACGGCAATTTTAACACAGACTGTCCGAAATAGTGAGTAAACGGCAATTATAACACTGACCGTCTGAAATATTGAGTAAATTGCAATTATAACACTGACCGTCTGAAATTTTGAGTAAATGGCAATTATAACATTATTGTTGATGgttacaaaaaattaacaaaatcacaTTGAATATAAACTTTCATTTTTGCACTTCATTCAGTTATTATACGCCACTGTAAACCTTCACTTTGCAATAAAGCAAAAGTGGAAaacaatttgtaataaaatttgcATCAATACATAGGAAAACTCAAAATATTAAGTTCCgtgtatgttatatatatatcgcACGCACTAGAGAATTGTGTATTGTATTTCACTACAACAAGATAAATGATCTGTTTAGacggtttaataaaaaaaaaagaagaataaagacCAAACGTATGtctatatatatttgtcattaaAACGTGTTGGCTGACCTCCGTCAGACATGTCAATTTTTACATGTAAATGTACTTTTGACCCCTAActtgtcagaaaaaaaaaatcattgatattacCACACTTATgaacatttaataaaataatattagaatacaatatttgatttataaatatgagCGTTCTACTTAAAGTTAACATCGTTACTAGAgaataataaaatacattgtatatcacATTTATTATGTAGTAGTTAGAGCGTTGGAAATGTTACAGATCCGTTTAGAAGGTACAAAATTAATGTATAATTGATTAattaaagaagaagaaaagaaacacaaaagaaaaaaagaaccaATTCACGATACGATACAAATCAAAGCcctttgattaaaacaaatattcagaCCAATCTTCATTCATTATAGCATTAAATTTATTATTTGGTTGCAATTTGCTTAAATAGATGTTCATGCATTTCTATTGGGCATTTAATTGTGAAAAACCTAAGGGTATTATTCAAATTGTATCTCATCTGAATGAGTGTTTCATGATTGCAATTTTGATACGAATGTTAATAACATTATTTAATCGTACCAAGTTTACTGCACCAAGTGCGCATATCGACAATAAATGTTTCTTCAGTGGAGCtcaaggccaaaatatttgaaaaaaacaacttaTACAAACGCTGAAGTACTGATCAAACTATAGTGGACCTAAAATGATAGCCAAATCCGGCCAATACATCAGAGTTTTTTCATTAGGGGGGCAAATTAGATGGAATATATAGATTAACGTGAGTGCGCTCTTCATTTTCCTTTGGTAGTTAAAATCAAGTATACgtcaattttgataatataaaaactttgtctcattttcaaaactttaaactgaTTTTAACAGTATACGATAGTTTAAGGCAATAAACTAGGTTTTTCTGCACACGCTAATTACAATAAAATGTATAGAACTCAACTAGtaaaaaataaatctacaaaccttctctctttttaatatctttttctgctgcaatatgaaaatgaaaacaaataaaatataaatacacacaAGGATAACATTTTAGGAATGGTAAAAGTCTATTGAATAGATATTGTTTTAACTTACTAACTAAATGACAGCAACAGATCACGACTGAAATGAAAGGAATATGTTATGGATAGTGAATATATTTCAATGTTTCAACAGATATTTTAAGTGCTTTCTAAAAGAGTTCAAGGTGTCTGGGTAATGGGTGCATTTCAGAATATATAATTTATGGACAATGAATGGTGATCTGAACAGATTTCATAAATTAAACAGGTATGAAAAATCTTGCCATGACAATAAATAATAGTTTTATGGTGTGAATGTGAACAGACATTTGTACAGTTCAAACAACAATATGAATGGTTATAATaaagaacaacaaaaatgttgaacCAAAGAATAGGAAAGAATGAAACATCACCGACGTCACCTTaacattattttcaataaatgGTCAAACTTACTATTCATAGAAAAGGGTTTACAGCTCgaaatttatttatcatgataGATGCCAAGATTTACAATGTACAAATGAAAGGTAGATATATCATTCTGAAAGAAAGCATTATTAATTGGAGTAGTATGTGTTTTGTATTGGTTTTTTGAAAGATAAGGTGAAATCCAGATGCTTAGTATTATTCAAATCCAAGGCAATGATTTACATTGAAAATATTTATCCAAATTCCCAGATACAAAATAATTTATCACTGTACgcaatgttttatatttatataatatttataattgtgtTTATACTTCAGCATAGTCTGACAAGTTAGTAAGTAATATAGCTGTTGTCTTTTACAAAATAATGTCAAAGAAACTGTTGCACTGCATGAAGAAGAAGTGTTATgtgttaaaatatttgtttgtatttaaaattttcgATTGTGTTGTTCGTCATTACATCACATGTTTAATAGGCCAAATAATAGGAAAAACTGTATTTATTTCTTATATATCCAACGActtaaatacttataaaaaattgaagatgtggtatgattgtcaatgagacaactctttaccaCATACCAAATGGCGTACACGTACGGAATATACATAGGTCACCCTACAGCCTTCAACTGGCCAAAAAACAATACCGCATAACAAGTTATAAAAAGTTCTGACATGACAAACTTAGTACATTTTGAAGAAgtcgatataaaaaaaagatgtggtatgattgccaataagacaactgtccacaagagaccaaaatgacacagacattacaTTTtgtaacaactatagttcaccgtacggccttcaacaatgagcaaagtccataccgcatagtcagccataaaaggccccgatatgacaatgtaaaacaattcaaacgagaaaactaacggacttatttatataaaaaaatgaacgaaaaacaaatatgtaacacataaacaaacgagtTTATTTCATTGTTCGCGAGTCCTAACGGTGCGAGTTTGGGCTTTTAAAAaaccttttcttttctttttaaaaaatcagtttttgaaattacaaaatatgaTAATGCTTACCATTTAAAACATTGACCATAACACTGGTCGTCTTAACAGTCATGCCCTCGCTAGGGGTCATACTTCTGCATACATATATTCCAGCGTCTGATGCTCCGACTTTATCAATTGTAAGCTGACTTATTAACGATACACCTGGTACCTCTGGGACATAGTTCACAATAACAGCTCTATTTCTCCACCGTGGCTTACTTTCCGCTATAAGGTTTCCATTATGGAACCAGTCTATTTTATCAGGAGAACGATCATGACCAGTCGAATTGCACGTGAGATTAAGTTTTTGGTTAGGACTTGGATACAGTGTCCCGTCAAGAGTTATCGCTGAAAGAAAAGcaaatctattttatttattggtTCGTTTGATTTTATATGCTGTATGTTTGTTGAGCAGTTTGCTTCATAGCTAAACACTACACAACAAAAGCAACTCGAATGGATATGCACAGAAAATTTCATACAGCCCCTTGTActctacaaaaaaaatgttttatgctAATTCGTTTATTCAATCTCGTTAAAcatgtttcaaactttaaattaaaaatcgAAGTTAATTATGATCCTAACATTGTACGACGAAATCTTTTAAGAGCGTTAGCATACAAATAGTTTTAAAGAtaataaattaaatgtaattaACTCAGTTGATAGTCATACTGAAACGTGTTCGGTTTGAACAAAAAGAATCAGGATGTGATAGTGCTGCTCATTCTAACTGAACTTCAATGGTTGTCCCATGTCTGGCTATCCATAAACATTGAATTTTGTTGCTGTCCATTGTTATTTGACTGTTTAAATTGTTTACGAAATCTGGGTCTATAGCATGAAAGGTGTAACTATTGTATGCCTTTCTTGAGATTTAAAGAATGTTGATTATACTCTTACTAAACACATTATTACGTATGAGAATAATAAAATGAAGTTTTATAGTATTAAGCAAGAGGGTTATATCAAAATCTTGTATAACCTCCTTCGTTTTAGGAGAATAACTAAATTAACAATTGAGAAAAAACTTACATGGTTCTGTATAACGTCTTgtatctgaaataaataaatagttttttttacagtatttcTAGTATGTACATTATACTTACAAATAGATACATAAATATTTGTAATTACAAAGGGTAAAAACTGTTTCCTTATTCAACAGATTATTAAAATAGACAGTTAACATTGTTGTCATAAAATGAAACACAAAATAGTTAACAGAGGGAcgaaaaaataaactgacaacgccatgctaaaataaaaagacaaagtgaaacagataaataatagtatAGAAGACATAACCGCAGTTACAAATCACTAAACCGAAACACATAAAAATACGGAATAACACGAAGCAAACCAGAAGGATACAGGGATGAACAATTGTTgtatttagatataggaagatgtggtatgattgcaatgcgacaactctccaaccaagtcacaatttataaaggaAAACCAGTACGGTCTTATAATGGCACTCGAGTGTTACCCATTACAGTTAATATTCAACAATGTATATGCGTTCACTGAACTTGAAATA carries:
- the LOC139520236 gene encoding roundabout homolog 2-like, which encodes MDLTNDMEIGVIIHKNIYVRLGIVLLLHLMKVSGEVVKRQLIPSFIPIIPRDQIVHTGDTVLLKCQIRNLGPKSVSWRKISEDFPLTIGDMMYAPNPEMSVDFVRNGRITNNTLIIKRVKPSHSGTYECQISSANIYTYHVNLEVLNTRRYTEPSITLDGTLYPSPNQKLNLTCNSTGHDRSPDKIDWFHNGNLIAESKPRWRNRAVIVNYVPEVPGVSLISQLTIDKVGASDAGIYVCRSMTPSEGMTVKTTSVMVNVLNAEKDIKKREDGHTQDTSHKLSRQDSSKTVRLSSCFYLTLLGLLFQIVK